In one Pseudarthrobacter oxydans genomic region, the following are encoded:
- the ppgK gene encoding polyphosphate--glucose phosphotransferase → MAAPSSDTTDVPSGLDFGIGIDVGGTWIKGAVINMGSGTPVGGVRRLRTPACGTVDAVADTLDQLIDELESESPGHSAPAVGVAIPSIVQHGVARSAANMDAGWIGLDVQAYLRERLGRPVCVVNDADAAGMAEAHYGVGKDKRGVVLVLTLGTGIGSALIVDGKLIPNFELGHLEIGGHKAESRASAVARENAGLDWIEYADRLQLYLSHVEFLFSPDLIIIGGGISECSNEYLPRLSLRAPVIPASLENSAGVVGAALRAAAA, encoded by the coding sequence ATGGCAGCACCCTCGAGCGATACCACGGACGTACCGTCCGGACTGGATTTCGGGATCGGCATCGATGTCGGCGGGACGTGGATCAAGGGCGCGGTCATCAACATGGGCAGCGGCACCCCGGTCGGCGGCGTCCGTCGCCTCCGGACACCTGCCTGCGGCACGGTTGATGCAGTCGCAGACACCCTGGACCAGCTCATCGACGAGCTCGAATCCGAAAGCCCCGGCCATAGCGCCCCTGCTGTCGGCGTCGCCATCCCCTCGATAGTCCAGCACGGAGTGGCCAGGTCGGCAGCAAACATGGACGCCGGCTGGATCGGACTGGATGTTCAAGCCTACTTGCGGGAACGGCTTGGCCGGCCCGTTTGCGTGGTGAATGACGCCGACGCCGCTGGTATGGCAGAGGCCCATTACGGCGTCGGGAAGGACAAACGCGGCGTTGTCCTGGTCCTCACGTTGGGAACGGGCATCGGATCAGCACTCATCGTTGATGGAAAGCTGATACCCAATTTCGAGCTGGGGCATCTGGAAATCGGCGGGCACAAGGCAGAATCCCGGGCATCGGCCGTCGCCCGCGAAAATGCAGGCCTGGACTGGATCGAGTACGCGGACCGGCTCCAGCTGTACCTGTCACATGTGGAGTTCCTGTTCTCGCCCGACCTGATCATCATCGGTGGGGGAATTTCGGAATGCAGCAACGAATACCTGCCTCGCCTGTCACTGCGCGCCCCGGTCATCCCGGCCAGCCTGGAAAACTCTGCGGGCGTCGTGGGTGCTGCCCTGCGGGCAGCTGCAGCCTGA
- a CDS encoding helicase HerA-like domain-containing protein: MANKTTAEKLATLQKGYTLEGATIELGAAIVDGELHKDAPVRLPLSMMNRHGLVAGATGTGKTVTLHMMAEQLSTAGVPVFLADIKGDLSGLATAAVGSEKLTARTEGIGQPWQGKTFPVEFLALGGDGNGVPVRATVSSFGPILLSRIMELNDTQESSLQLVFYFADKNGLELIDLKDLRAVIQFLTSDEGKDQLEELGGLSKATAGVILRELVSLEAQGLERFFGEPEFDTAELLRTAPDGRGVITCLELPTLQTKPMLFSTFLMWLLADLFEDLPEAGDLDKPKLVFFLDEAHLLFNDASKAFLEAITTTVRLIRSKGVGIFFVTQTPKDVPAEVLGQLANRVQHALRAFTPEDAKALKATVSTFPLSDYDLEETLTSAGIGEAVITVMNEKGAPTPVALTRLRAPESVMGPSDEALVRSTVAASALLARYGTAVDNPSAFEKLSGKAAAPTGPTADGRVAVPGRAAGGTTDIDAEARRIEEEILGRPSSRPAASGDGTRRSRTEEPREPRPEARDSMMGDLGGVLGGALGGGLKSMARSIGTQLGRELLRGVFGTSSRRRRR, encoded by the coding sequence ATGGCCAACAAAACCACAGCAGAGAAGCTTGCCACCCTCCAGAAGGGCTACACGCTGGAAGGCGCCACCATAGAGCTGGGAGCCGCGATCGTGGACGGCGAGCTCCACAAGGACGCGCCGGTGCGGCTGCCGCTTTCCATGATGAACCGGCACGGCCTCGTGGCAGGTGCCACCGGCACGGGCAAGACCGTCACACTGCACATGATGGCCGAACAGCTCTCCACCGCCGGCGTGCCGGTCTTCCTGGCGGACATCAAAGGCGACCTCTCCGGGCTGGCCACCGCCGCCGTCGGCAGTGAAAAACTCACCGCACGCACGGAGGGCATCGGGCAGCCATGGCAGGGCAAGACGTTCCCGGTGGAGTTCCTGGCCCTGGGCGGCGATGGCAACGGCGTCCCCGTGCGGGCCACGGTGTCCTCCTTTGGGCCCATCCTGCTCTCGCGGATCATGGAACTGAACGACACGCAGGAATCGAGCCTGCAGCTGGTCTTCTATTTTGCGGACAAGAACGGCCTGGAACTCATTGACCTGAAGGACCTCCGTGCCGTCATCCAGTTCCTCACCTCGGACGAGGGCAAAGACCAGCTCGAGGAACTCGGCGGCCTGTCCAAGGCGACCGCCGGGGTGATCCTTCGCGAGCTTGTGAGCCTCGAGGCGCAGGGACTGGAGAGGTTTTTCGGGGAACCCGAGTTCGATACCGCGGAGCTGCTGCGGACCGCCCCGGACGGTCGCGGGGTCATCACGTGCCTGGAGCTGCCCACGCTGCAGACCAAGCCCATGCTGTTTTCCACCTTCCTGATGTGGCTGCTGGCCGACCTGTTCGAGGACCTCCCCGAGGCCGGCGACCTGGACAAACCCAAGCTGGTGTTCTTCCTCGATGAAGCCCACCTCCTCTTCAACGACGCCTCCAAGGCGTTCCTGGAGGCCATCACCACCACGGTCCGGCTCATCCGCTCCAAGGGCGTGGGGATCTTCTTCGTCACGCAGACCCCCAAGGACGTCCCGGCCGAGGTCCTGGGCCAGCTCGCCAACCGGGTGCAGCATGCCCTCCGCGCGTTCACCCCGGAGGACGCCAAGGCATTGAAGGCCACGGTCTCCACCTTTCCGCTCAGCGACTACGACCTGGAGGAAACCCTGACGTCCGCCGGCATCGGCGAGGCCGTCATCACCGTCATGAATGAGAAGGGTGCCCCCACCCCCGTGGCGCTGACCCGCCTGCGGGCGCCCGAGTCGGTGATGGGTCCGAGCGACGAGGCTTTGGTCCGCAGCACCGTGGCGGCTTCAGCCCTGCTGGCCAGGTACGGAACGGCGGTGGACAATCCGTCGGCCTTCGAAAAGCTTTCCGGGAAGGCTGCCGCTCCCACGGGGCCGACCGCCGATGGCCGGGTGGCCGTCCCCGGCAGGGCTGCCGGCGGAACTACCGACATCGACGCCGAGGCACGCCGGATCGAGGAGGAGATCCTCGGCCGCCCCAGCAGCCGGCCGGCAGCTTCCGGGGATGGAACGCGCCGCTCCCGGACGGAAGAACCGCGGGAACCACGGCCCGAGGCGCGTGATTCGATGATGGGGGATCTGGGTGGCGTGCTGGGCGGAGCCCTGGGCGGCGGGCTGAAGAGCATGGCGAGGTCCATCGGCACGCAGCTTGGGCGGGAGCTGCTGCGCGGGGTGTTCGGCACGTCGTCCCGGCGGCGCCGCCGCTGA
- a CDS encoding type IV toxin-antitoxin system AbiEi family antitoxin domain-containing protein, with protein sequence MDPTEILRSAGGVLLRRDVLAAGATDVELRRAVRSGQVLRLERGLLATVDADAELVAAGRARGMVTCVSAAPSYGLWRLRPAASPHYWQSNGRSAVRCVSHRLALTQPPRYRTLAALPDVLLHALLCLPELESVVMVECAYNRGDIDLSYLLRHLEGSRCGKARNVVSKVDRGADSLLETLARVLFRDAGILTETQVWIDGIGRVDFLLEGFLIVEIDGLAFHLEARQFKKDRRRDNSAILQGLPVLRFFYDDVVHGPESVLAQVREVLARGSLRWPQPHRPGYSPSWRHKGR encoded by the coding sequence ATGGACCCAACAGAGATCCTCAGGTCGGCCGGGGGAGTCTTGCTGCGGCGGGATGTGCTGGCCGCCGGTGCTACGGATGTGGAGCTTCGCCGGGCGGTCCGCAGCGGCCAGGTGCTACGGCTGGAACGAGGACTCCTGGCCACGGTAGATGCTGATGCGGAACTGGTGGCTGCAGGTCGTGCCCGCGGCATGGTCACGTGTGTTTCCGCGGCACCGTCATACGGCCTCTGGCGGCTCCGACCTGCTGCCAGTCCGCACTACTGGCAGAGCAATGGCCGGAGCGCAGTCCGTTGTGTCAGCCATCGTCTTGCCCTGACGCAGCCACCCCGGTATCGGACCCTGGCAGCACTTCCCGATGTCTTGCTTCATGCCCTTCTTTGCCTGCCGGAACTTGAGTCCGTGGTGATGGTGGAGTGTGCCTACAACCGCGGCGACATCGATCTGTCGTATCTGCTGCGCCACCTCGAGGGCAGCCGGTGTGGCAAAGCGCGGAACGTGGTGTCCAAAGTTGACCGTGGTGCGGATTCCCTGCTCGAAACACTGGCCCGGGTATTGTTCCGGGATGCGGGCATTCTTACCGAGACCCAAGTGTGGATCGACGGCATCGGACGAGTGGACTTCCTGCTGGAAGGGTTCCTCATCGTAGAAATTGACGGGCTCGCCTTCCACCTCGAGGCGCGCCAGTTCAAAAAGGACCGGCGGCGGGATAACTCGGCAATACTGCAGGGCTTGCCCGTGCTCAGGTTCTTCTACGACGACGTGGTTCACGGGCCGGAATCCGTCCTGGCGCAGGTCCGTGAGGTTCTTGCCCGGGGTTCGCTGCGGTGGCCGCAACCACACCGGCCCGGTTATTCGCCCAGCTGGCGCCACAAAGGCCGGTAA